Proteins encoded by one window of Fusarium graminearum PH-1 chromosome 1, whole genome shotgun sequence:
- a CDS encoding asparagine synthetase 2: protein MCGIFACHRHPDVEKFKPTALKLAKQIRHRGPDWSGSVISNHTILCHERLSIVGVESGAQPLTNADDSIILAVNGEIYNHRHIRKHLKERYHFKTTSDCEVIIPLYTEFDTDAPNHLDGMFSFVLYDKKQDRTIAARDPIGITTFYQGWSSTEPGTIYFASELKCLHSVCDKIVAFPPGHVYDSKTGETTRYFNPSWWDPKKVPSTPVDYKVLRQALEKSVRKRLMAEVPFGVLLSGGLDSSLTASIAQREVTRLRKQALEANGNVLPVEDPDTGEGLVGVDDDDHLDTLTYLPQLNSFSIGLPGSPDNKAALEVAKFLGTKHHVMTFTIEDGLNALSDVIFHLETYDVTTIRASTPMYLLSRKIKAMGIKMVLSGEGSDEIFGGYLYFHAAPDKDSFHEETVRRVKNLHLSDCLRANKSTSAWGLEARVPFLDKEFLEYSMNIDPQDKMITKEKLEKYILRKAFDTSDEPGEQPYLPDNILWRQKEQFSDGVGYGWIDALKDTAEKQVTDEMMKNPKPEWGNDIPDTKEAYWYRCMFDEHFPPHCASTVMRWTPTWSKQTDPSGRAIATHNAKYDSAA, encoded by the exons ATGTGTGGAATCTTCGCCTGTCACCG TCATCCCGATGTGGAAAAGTTCAAGCCTACGGCTCTGAAACTCGCAAAGCA AATTCGTCACCGTGGCCCCGACTGGA GTGGAAGCGTTATTTCCAACCACACCA TTCTCTGCCATGAGCGTCTCAGcattgtcggtgttg AGTCCGGAGCCCAGCCCCTGACCAACGCCGACGACAGCATCATTCTCGCCGTCAACGGTGAGATCTACAACCATCGTCACATTCGAAAGCACCTCAAGGAGCGATACCACTTCAAGACCACTTCTGATTGCGAGGTCATCATCCCCTTG TACACCGAATTTGACACCGATGCCCCCAACCACCTTGATGGCATGTTCTCATTTGTCCTCtacgacaagaagcaagaccGCACGATTGCCGCTCGCGACCCTATCGGTATTACCACATTTTACCAGGGCTGGTCCTCCACTGAGCCTGGAACCATCTACTTCGCCTCCGAGTTGAAGTGTTTGCACAGCGTTTGCGACAAGATCGTCGCTTTCCCTCCCGGCCATGTCTACGACTCCAAGACTGGCGAGACCACTCGCTACTTCAACCCCTCTTGGTGGGACCCCAAGAAGGTTCCCAGTACCCCTGTCGACTACAAGGTCCTTCGacaggctcttgagaagtcCGTCCGAAAGCGACTCATGGCTGAGGTGCCTTTCggtgttcttctttccggtGGTCTTGATTCGAGTTTGACTGCCTCCATCGCCCAGCGTGAGGTGACCCGACTCCGAAAACAGGCTCTTGAGGCCAACGGCAACGTTCTCCCTGTCGAGGACCCTGACACTGGTGAgggtcttgttggtgttgacgatgacgaccaCCTCGACACTCTTACCTACCTTCCCCAGCTCAACTCTTTCTCCATCGGTCTTCCAGGCTCTCCCGATAACAAGGCCGCTCTTGAGGTCGCTAAGTTCCTCGGGACCAAGCACCATGTCATGACCTTTACCATCGAGGACGGTCTCAACGCTCTTTCTGACGTTATCTTCCACCTCGAGACTTACGACGTCACCACCATCCGAGCCTCTACCCCCATGTACCTCTTGTCGAGAAAGATCAAGGCTATGGGTATCAAGATGGTTCTGAGTGGCGAGGGCAGTGACGAGATCTTTGGCGGTTACTTGTACTTCCACGCTGCTCCTGACAAGGACTCTTTCCACGAGGAAACCGTGCGACGTGTCAAGAACTTGCATCTGTCTGATTGTCTGCGAGCCAACAAGTCCACATCTGCTTGGGGTCTTGAGGCTCGTGTTCCTTTCCTTGACAAGGAG TTCCTTGAGTACTCCATGAACATTGATCCTCAGGACAAGATGATCActaaggagaagctcgaaaAGTACATCCTCCGCAAGGCTTTCGATACTTCGGATGAGCCTGGCGAGCAGCCTTACCTTCCCGACAACATCCTCTGGCGACAGAAGGAACAGTTCTCTGATGGTGTCGGCTACGGTTGGATCGACGCCCTCAAGGACACCGCTGAGAAGCAGGTCactgatgagatgatgaagaaccCCAAGCCTGAGTGGGGCAACGATATCCCTGATACCAAGGAGGCGTACTGGTACCGATGCATGTTTGACGAGCACTTCCCCCCTCACTGCGCGTCAACTGTCATGCGCTGGACTCCCACCTGGTCCAAGCAGACTGACCCTAGTGGCCG AGCCATTGCCACCCACAACGCCAAGTACGACAGCGCGGCTTAA
- a CDS encoding SUMO-conjugating enzyme ubc9 — MALCQNRLQEESRKQWRRDHPFGFYAKPQRTKEGVLDVKNWECGIPGKDSTIWSGGLFKLTIAFPDEYPTKPPKCKFVPPLFHPNVYPSGTVCLSILNEDEAWKPAITVKQILLGIQDLLNDPNPESPAQAEAYNLFKRDRAEYEKRVRRIVRENPTP, encoded by the exons ATGGCGCTGTGTCAAAACAGATTGCAAGAGGAAAG CAGGAAGCAGTGGCGACGAGACCATCCTTTCGGTTTCTATGCCAAGCCCCAGCGCACCAAAGAGGGTGTTCTCGACGTCAAGAACTGGGAATGTGGAATACCTGGAAAGGACAGTACGATTTGGTCTGGTGGTCTTTTCAAACTGACTATCGCTTTTCCCGATG AATATCCCACAAAGCCTCCTAAAT GCAAATTTGTTCCCCCGCTGTTCCACCCGAACGTTTACCCGTCAGGCACTGTGTGTTTGTCCATCCTCAACGAAGATGAGGCATGGAAGCCTGCCATCACCGTCAAGCAAATCCTGCTTGGTATTCAAGACCTCCTCAACGACCCTAATCCCGAGTCCCCTGCCCAGGCAGAGGCATACAACTTATTCAAGAGGGATCGCGCCGAGTACGAGAAACGAGTTCGCCGAATAGTCCGTGAAAACCCCACTCCTTGA